In one Candidatus Omnitrophota bacterium genomic region, the following are encoded:
- a CDS encoding peptidylprolyl isomerase: MKTKIILIAFICLSPLIVWAQKSESIAAVVDKDIILSGEVSAQLRFLTMRQNIDPKSLSSEQLKKEWDKVLQMLIDDLLIDQEVRNRLSEEQKDQIDRKVEELTNKAMVELRDQYNSPEALQRLEQEQGISWEEIRRLRKRQIYKDYLRMMVIPHFIPQKITPPTPEEIEKYKEENPGVDAGGKALIAHILFYVPATAAEEEAKAIQRRAQEIALRARAGESFEELARQYSEHAQTKDRGGALPEFKKGDYYEEFNRIFDMKENEISDPIRTPIGYHVVKVLKLDSLEDLVLQEKGKRITLAWLQGLRSKAKIEIRD; encoded by the coding sequence ATGAAAACCAAAATTATTCTTATCGCCTTCATCTGCCTTTCGCCGCTTATCGTATGGGCGCAAAAAAGCGAATCCATTGCCGCCGTCGTCGATAAAGACATCATTCTCAGCGGGGAAGTCAGCGCCCAACTGCGATTTTTGACGATGCGGCAAAATATCGATCCCAAATCGCTCTCTTCCGAACAACTCAAGAAGGAATGGGACAAGGTTTTGCAAATGCTGATCGACGATCTTCTTATCGATCAAGAAGTGCGGAACCGCTTGTCGGAAGAGCAAAAGGATCAAATCGACCGGAAGGTGGAAGAGTTGACCAATAAAGCGATGGTGGAGTTGCGGGATCAATACAACTCGCCGGAAGCGCTGCAACGTTTAGAACAGGAACAGGGAATATCATGGGAAGAAATCCGGCGGCTGCGCAAGCGGCAAATCTATAAGGATTATTTGCGCATGATGGTGATTCCTCATTTCATCCCCCAAAAAATTACGCCTCCTACGCCGGAGGAGATTGAAAAATACAAGGAAGAGAATCCCGGCGTAGATGCGGGCGGGAAAGCCTTGATCGCCCATATACTCTTCTATGTTCCGGCAACGGCGGCTGAGGAGGAAGCGAAAGCCATTCAGCGGCGCGCCCAGGAAATCGCTCTGCGGGCGCGGGCGGGCGAATCCTTCGAAGAACTGGCTCGCCAGTATTCGGAACATGCGCAGACGAAGGATCGCGGCGGCGCACTGCCGGAATTTAAAAAGGGAGATTATTACGAGGAATTCAACCGGATTTTCGATATGAAGGAGAACGAAATCAGCGATCCTATCCGTACGCCGATCGGTTATCATGTCGTCAAAGTTTTGAAATTGGATTCCCTCGAAGATTTGGTCTTGCAGGAAAAAGGAAAACGGATCACCCTGGCATGGCTCCAGGGATTGCGAAGCAAAGCGAAAATCGAAATCCGCGATTGA
- a CDS encoding aldo/keto reductase, translating to MPKWTRREFLRTAAAGIGTLTGAPFALASETGKTKRTATDIVTLGRSELKVTRLAFGTGSNGGSVQRALGQKEFTKIIRYAYDKGVRFFDTADNYGEMHEMLAAALEGLPRESYAIQTKMKWSPGHVPKEEIDRFRKELKTDYFDSFLLHCLQTSNWQEELKPLMDGLQEAKENKWIRSHGASCHGLKPLKAMAGCSWLDVALLRVNHDGTHMDGPTGEWAEKGSHDEAVGEIKKIHDSGTGVIGMKLIGNGDFTDPAQRDASLRFAMGLDCVDAIVIGFKSTAEIDEAIERMNKHLNA from the coding sequence ATGCCGAAATGGACTCGCCGTGAGTTTTTGCGGACTGCCGCTGCGGGGATAGGAACTTTAACCGGAGCGCCCTTCGCCCTTGCTTCCGAAACAGGAAAAACCAAAAGGACGGCTACGGATATCGTAACGCTGGGCCGATCGGAATTGAAAGTTACGCGATTGGCCTTCGGAACCGGCAGCAATGGCGGCAGCGTGCAGCGTGCGTTGGGGCAGAAGGAATTTACGAAGATTATCCGTTACGCCTACGATAAGGGCGTACGCTTTTTCGATACGGCCGACAACTATGGCGAGATGCACGAAATGCTGGCCGCTGCTTTGGAGGGTTTGCCTCGCGAGAGCTACGCCATTCAAACGAAAATGAAATGGAGTCCGGGGCACGTTCCCAAGGAGGAAATCGACCGTTTCCGCAAAGAACTGAAGACCGATTATTTCGACTCTTTTCTGCTTCATTGCCTGCAAACCTCGAATTGGCAAGAGGAACTGAAGCCGCTCATGGACGGTCTGCAAGAGGCGAAAGAGAATAAATGGATTCGCTCTCACGGCGCTTCCTGCCATGGCCTAAAGCCGTTGAAAGCGATGGCGGGATGTTCCTGGCTGGATGTCGCTCTCTTGCGCGTCAATCACGACGGGACCCATATGGACGGCCCTACGGGCGAGTGGGCGGAGAAGGGAAGCCATGACGAGGCAGTTGGCGAGATCAAGAAAATCCACGATTCGGGAACGGGCGTGATCGGGATGAAATTAATCGGGAATGGCGATTTCACCGATCCTGCGCAAAGGGACGCCTCCCTCCGCTTTGCGATGGGGCTGGACTGCGTCGATGCCATCGTCATCGGATTCAAAAGTACGGCGGAGATCGACGAGGCCATCGAACGGATGAACAAGCATCTCAACGCTTGA